In Zingiber officinale cultivar Zhangliang chromosome 3B, Zo_v1.1, whole genome shotgun sequence, a single window of DNA contains:
- the LOC122054789 gene encoding uncharacterized protein LOC122054789, with protein sequence MYKQPAFDHPLLKNHTLQLKPSTLPKGMKLAKSKPASFYGFNDSCPSGTVLVHRTQKQDLIESKLLRTQFTKQAVADDRIVEQNHFAIIETPFAQFYGVYAKMATYKLPDLQANQTSSSSIYLFGDAKSPTNMIIAGWQVSPSVYETSYPRFFTYWTSDANVKTGCLNLQCAGFVSTTNIYGPGSFIPQFSTYGGEQKYLSILIARDSVTGNWWITYNDELPLGYFPKEILPKMNDYADIIQMGGRVKSPSNVPSPPMGSGHPSNEGPNKAAYFIEIQFIDQSNNWFVLNPKDILPGIDIGDYYNISYNQYVDDKYVFAYGGGGGFK encoded by the exons ATGTATAAGCAACCAGCATTTGACCATCCTTTGTTGAAAAATCACACTCTCCAG TTAAAACCAAGTACTCTTCCAAAAGGAATGAAGCTTGCAAAATCTAAGCCAGCTTCTTTTTATGGATTTAATGATTCTTGTCCTTCTGGCACTGTGCTCGTCCATCGTACTCAGAAACAAGATTTAATTGAGTCTAAACTCTTGAGAACCCAATTCACAAAACAAGCTGTAGCTGATGATCGAATTGTGGAACAAAATCAC TTTGCAATAATTGAAACTCCATTTGCTCAATTTTATGGAGTATACGCAAAAATGGCGACTTATAAGCTTCCAGATCTACAAGCTAATCAAACATCATCCAGTAGTATATATCTTTTTGGTGATGCAAAATCTCCAACTAATATGATCATAGCTGGTTGGCAA GTTTCACCATCCGTTTACGAAACCAGTTATCCTCGATTTTTTACTTATTGGACC AGTGATGCTAATGTTAAAACGGGATGTTTGAATTTGCAATGCGCTGGTTTTGTTAGCACCACTAATATTTATGGACCTGGAAGTTTTATTCCTCAGTTTTCCACTTATGGCGGCGAACAGAAATATCTATCGATATTAATCGCTAGG GATTCTGTAACTGGGAATTGGTGGATTACATATAATGATGAGCTACCTCTTGGATATTTCCCCAAGGAAATACTTCCAAAGATGAATGATTATGCCGACATTATTCAAATGGGTGGACGAGTTAAGTCTCCCTCGAATGTGCCAAGCCCTCCGATGGGCAGTGGTCATCCAAGTAATGAAGGACCTAATAAAGCTGCTTATTTCATTGAAATTCAGTTTATTGATCAGTCGAATAACTGGTTTGTTTTGAATCCTAAGGATATTTTGCCTGGGATTGATATTGGTGATTATTATAATATATCATATAATCAGTATGTAGATGATAAATATGTTTTTGCTTATGGAGGAGGTGGAGGTTTCAAATAA